The following are from one region of the Tachysurus fulvidraco isolate hzauxx_2018 chromosome 15, HZAU_PFXX_2.0, whole genome shotgun sequence genome:
- the prkar1aa gene encoding protein kinase, cAMP-dependent, regulatory, type I, alpha (tissue specific extinguisher 1) a isoform X1: MASGSSSSEEERSLRECELYVQKHNIQQLLKDCIVQLCTSRPERPMAFLRDYFERLEKEEAKQMLSQQKSGSRSDSREDEISPPMNPVVKGRRRRGAISAEVYTEEDAASYVRKVTKPLNTLTVIPKDYKTMAALAKAIEKNVLFSHLDDNERSDIFDAMFSVNYIAGETVIQQGDEGDNFYVIDQGEMDVYVNNTWVTSIGEGGSFGELALIYGTPRAATVRAKTNVKLWGIDRDSYRRILMGSTLRKRKMYEEFLSKVSILESLDKWERLTVADALETVQFEDGQKIVVQGQPGDEFFIILEGSAAVLQRRSENEEFVEVGRLGSSDYFGEIALLMNRPRAATVVARSPLKCVKLDRPRFERVLGPCSDILKRNIQQYNSFVSLSV; encoded by the exons ATGGCGTCTGGCAGCTCGAGCAGCGAGGAGGAAAGGAGCCTGCGGGAGTGTGAGCTGTACGTGCAGAAGCACAACATCCAGCAGCTGCTGAAGGACTGCATTGTGCAGCTGTGCACGTCCAGGCCCGAGCGCCCCATGGCCTTCCTACGGGACTACTTCGAGAGGCTCGAGAAG GAGGAGGCCAAACAGATGCTCAGCCAGCAAAAGTCCGGCTCTCGCTCCGATTCCCGAGAGGACGAGATTTCTCCTCCCATGAACCCGGTGGTGAAAGGTCGCCGCCGCCGCGGTGCCATCAGCGCCGAGGTTTACACCGAGGAGGATGCCGCGTCATACGTCAGAAAAGTAACGAAACCTCTAAACACACTAACT GTTATTCCGAAAGACTACAAAACGATGGCTGCTCTTGCAAAAGCAATCGAGAAGAACGTGCTGTTCTCTCACCTCGATGACAACGAAAGAAG cgATATATTCGATGCCATGTTTTCTGTGAACTACATCGCCGGGGAGACCGTCATTCAGCAAG GCGACGAGGGCGATAACTTCTACGTTATCGATCAGGGTGAAATGGAT GTGTACGTGAACAACACGTGGGTGACGAGTATCGGAGAAGGCGGAAGTTTCGGCGAGTTGGCGCTGATTTACGGAACTCCGAGGGCGGCGACGGTCCGAGCCAAAACCAACGTCAAACTGTGGGGCATCGACAGAGACAGCTACAGGAGAATACTGATG GGAAGCActctgaggaagaggaagatgtaTGAGGAATTCCTGAGCAAGGTGTCCATTTTGG AATCCCTGGACAAGTGGGAGAGGTTAACGGTGGCCGACGCTTTGGAGACGGTGCAGTTCGAGGACGGACAGAAGATCGTCGTCCAAGGACAACCGGGAGACGAGTTTTTCATCATCCTCGAG GGGTCGGCAGCCGTGCTTCAGAGACGCTCCGAGAACGAAGAGTTTGTCGAAGTGGGACGACTCGGATCTTCGGATTATTTCg gtgagatCGCACTGCTGATGAACCGTCCTCGAGCTGCCACTGTGGTCGCACGCAGTCCCCTGAAGTGTGTGAAACTTGACCGTCCTCGTTTTGAGCGTGTGCTCGGACCCTGCTCCGACATCCTTAAGAGGAACATCCAGCAGTACAACagctttgtctctctctctgtctga
- the prkar1aa gene encoding protein kinase, cAMP-dependent, regulatory, type I, alpha (tissue specific extinguisher 1) a isoform X2, whose amino-acid sequence MASGSSSSEEERSLRECELYVQKHNIQQLLKDCIVQLCTSRPERPMAFLRDYFERLEKEEAKQMLSQQKSGSRSDSREDEISPPMNPVVKGRRRRGAISAEVYTEEDAASYVRKVIPKDYKTMAALAKAIEKNVLFSHLDDNERSDIFDAMFSVNYIAGETVIQQGDEGDNFYVIDQGEMDVYVNNTWVTSIGEGGSFGELALIYGTPRAATVRAKTNVKLWGIDRDSYRRILMGSTLRKRKMYEEFLSKVSILESLDKWERLTVADALETVQFEDGQKIVVQGQPGDEFFIILEGSAAVLQRRSENEEFVEVGRLGSSDYFGEIALLMNRPRAATVVARSPLKCVKLDRPRFERVLGPCSDILKRNIQQYNSFVSLSV is encoded by the exons ATGGCGTCTGGCAGCTCGAGCAGCGAGGAGGAAAGGAGCCTGCGGGAGTGTGAGCTGTACGTGCAGAAGCACAACATCCAGCAGCTGCTGAAGGACTGCATTGTGCAGCTGTGCACGTCCAGGCCCGAGCGCCCCATGGCCTTCCTACGGGACTACTTCGAGAGGCTCGAGAAG GAGGAGGCCAAACAGATGCTCAGCCAGCAAAAGTCCGGCTCTCGCTCCGATTCCCGAGAGGACGAGATTTCTCCTCCCATGAACCCGGTGGTGAAAGGTCGCCGCCGCCGCGGTGCCATCAGCGCCGAGGTTTACACCGAGGAGGATGCCGCGTCATACGTCAGAAAA GTTATTCCGAAAGACTACAAAACGATGGCTGCTCTTGCAAAAGCAATCGAGAAGAACGTGCTGTTCTCTCACCTCGATGACAACGAAAGAAG cgATATATTCGATGCCATGTTTTCTGTGAACTACATCGCCGGGGAGACCGTCATTCAGCAAG GCGACGAGGGCGATAACTTCTACGTTATCGATCAGGGTGAAATGGAT GTGTACGTGAACAACACGTGGGTGACGAGTATCGGAGAAGGCGGAAGTTTCGGCGAGTTGGCGCTGATTTACGGAACTCCGAGGGCGGCGACGGTCCGAGCCAAAACCAACGTCAAACTGTGGGGCATCGACAGAGACAGCTACAGGAGAATACTGATG GGAAGCActctgaggaagaggaagatgtaTGAGGAATTCCTGAGCAAGGTGTCCATTTTGG AATCCCTGGACAAGTGGGAGAGGTTAACGGTGGCCGACGCTTTGGAGACGGTGCAGTTCGAGGACGGACAGAAGATCGTCGTCCAAGGACAACCGGGAGACGAGTTTTTCATCATCCTCGAG GGGTCGGCAGCCGTGCTTCAGAGACGCTCCGAGAACGAAGAGTTTGTCGAAGTGGGACGACTCGGATCTTCGGATTATTTCg gtgagatCGCACTGCTGATGAACCGTCCTCGAGCTGCCACTGTGGTCGCACGCAGTCCCCTGAAGTGTGTGAAACTTGACCGTCCTCGTTTTGAGCGTGTGCTCGGACCCTGCTCCGACATCCTTAAGAGGAACATCCAGCAGTACAACagctttgtctctctctctgtctga